The Microcystis aeruginosa NIES-843 sequence TGGCGGGCATTACCTGAGCAAAGTGAATAGTATATAACTTTTCGTTGGCATGGCGTAAACCCCTAGTTGAGTTAATTACTTGGGTTTTTTGGGGGTCGATCAGGTCTAATAAATAGGTGGCATAAAGATAGGCAATTGTCACGGGTGGGTCTTTTCGCATCCAGACAAAATCGAAGTTTTCTAGGCAGGTAAAAACTGTCTCTTGTCTCTGATACCATTGAGATACAGCCTCCCAATGATTATCTTTTAACTCCACGGGAACCAGTTCAATTTTAGTTAGTTTTGCCCAAGCTTTTCCCGCAATCGCACTGAGATCAGTGATGGAAGTCATCCAGACTTCATGTCCTAATAATTGCGACGCTTCCATGATAGCTACACTGGTATCATGGCCCGGATCTAAATACTCGATCGGATCGATAATAAAGGCTAGTTTCATTAATAGTTTTTATCCTTAATTCTGCAACAGGGGAGCTAAACCACCACTTCTATCTAAAGCATAGATGTCATCGCAGCCCCCGATGTGTTGATCGTTTATAAAGATTTGTGGTACACTTGTACGACCATTAGCTCGATCGGACATTTTGGCCCGCGCTCTTTCATCACCATCGATACAATATTCGGTAAACTCCACCCCTTTTTTCTTGAGTAATGCCTTAGCGCGGATACAGAAAGGACAGGAACTCCAAGTATAGATCTCAACATTAGCGGCCATAAAATTTATCTCCCTTCTTTACATATCTTAAATTTTAGCCGATAACCGAGCAGTGATCTTCCTTCAGGTCAGAAAACGCCAATTAGGGCGATTCCACTGATATATTGCTTGTATTTCCCATTCTTCACCGTTTTGAAAGCGAATACGGCAACTAACAGGGCGAGAATCATCCTCACTTTCATTTACGGCGTTGTCAGATCAGAATAGGTAAAGATGCAATGCAATCCTTGCTATCAAAGTAATTTCAGTTCCGGTGCTGATTCGGAGCATCTTTCAATTTGACAACGCCTATTGTAGGGCTAATTCATGAATTAGCCCTACACCTATTACCTCACAGGTAAACCCGTCGCAACTATCGGGAGCGTCTGTGGGAATCCATTCCCATGAGAGTCCTAAAAAAGCTGATTTCAAAGGGTGACGATCCACGATAATCTAAGTATTGGGGAAATCATACCGTAAAATCACTCATCTATGACACCACGCTCGCTCACCGTTTTACTGCTTTCTGCTCTCTTCTGGCTGTCTAGCTGGCTTATCATCCCTATTGCTCAAGCTTTGACCCCAATTCAACTATTAGATGTATCTTACAAAGACTGTCCCCCCGAATTAGCCGAGGGGAGTGTCACCAGTGGAGGAACCAGTTTTCCGGCTAATTGTTTTTTAATCACCGGCAAAGCTAAAAATAATTCTGGAAAAACCGTCTATGATGCCGATGTTTTTGGTCGGATTTACGATGCTAACGGGGAACCGGCTTTACAAAATCGTAGCCGAGTCGGGGCAATTCCCGAAGTGCCACCGGGGATTAGTGATTTCGAGATCAGAATTTCTGTTTCTACCAATCAACCAACCCCCTTGCGACTGGAAAAATTCAAAGCTTCCGGTTTTACCAGCAGCGTGGATCCGCGGATTTAGAAACTGCTACTGACCAGACTGCTGGCCCCTGTGGCTACGACACTCTGAACAACGTTGAGCAGCAGGAAAGCGAGGATCGGGGACAAGTCCATCCCGCCTAGGGGTGGGATAATCGAGCGAAAGAGGTTTAAATAGGGATCGGTAATCGGACTGAGAAAAGACATAATCTGATAGGCCCAACCGGCATTTTGGAACCAAGTCAGTAAAACCCTAACAATTAGGATTACCGAGTAAATTTGCAGGAAATTGTTGATTATCGTCAAAATAAACCCTATATCGCTCATAAATAAATCTTTCCTCAAGAGGGCGTGATGGTTAGTTTAGCTTTGATCTTACCAAAAAAATAGTCTTTAGTTACTCTCGCCGCCCTGTCTTACTGGTTTTAACCAGCTATCGGCATTCCTCCCAGTTGACGGACACTGGGTAAGAAAACTGAATACAGCAGTTATCTTAATGGTGAGGTACGAAGTTTTCCTTTTGGGGAGACTCGGATTGTTCAAGTAGGGTTTGCGGCAAAAAGTTTTTCGTGGGGGTAGGGTGTGGGGTGTGGGGTGTGGGGTGTGGGGTTTTACCCATTTTCAGGGAAAAAGTCCAGGAATTTTCCCCCCAATCACTCCAATGGTCGGCAGTTTTTGAGGGAAAAAAAGTCTAAAAACCTTATCCAACAAGGTTGTTAGATTTATTCAGCAAACCCCAAGTAGTTTTTCCATAGCTAACTGACAGTCCGGATGGGAGGACAGATAAAAACGATTGCATGGTATGATAGGGGTTTTGGAACTATTGTTTTAGGTCAAGATCATGGCGAAACGAATGCAGGTTATCCTCAATCAAAAAGTCAGCAAATTAGGTGAAAATGGCGATGTGGTGGAAGTGGCCCCCGGTTATGCGCGCAATTACCTTATCCCCCAAGGTGTGGCCGTTTTAGCCACCAAGGGCGCGATTAAACAGGCAGAATTTAGGAAAGAAAAAGAGCGTCAACGTCTCCTCGCTGAAAAACAAGAAGCGGAAACCAGAAAAACTGCGATCGAAAAACTCAGTCCCTACAGCATCCCTAAACAGGTGGGTGAAAACGAGGCCATTTTCGGTACTGTCACCAGTCAAGATGTGGCTACGGTTATTCTAGAAAATGCTAAATTAGAAATCGATCGCCGTGGTATTACCGTCCCCGATATCGGTCAATTGGGAGTCTATAAAGTACAAGTCAAACTCCATCCCGAAGTTAGTGCCGATATCGAAATTAAAGTAATCGCACAATAACAATTATCGGGGCATAGTTATCAGTAATCAGTGAAAATTTATCAGAGCGATTAACTAGCTGATGGCTGCTAGCTAATAGCCATTCACATCTCAAAAACTATGACTCATCCCACGGATATAAAAACCCTAGCGCGCTGGATGGCGGCGGATTTTAGTAATCAAGAACAAGCTTTTGCTAATCCGCCTTTTTTTGCCCATATTCGCGTGTGTATGCGCCCTTTGCCCGATGAATTACTGAATGGAACCAGCTTATTTTTAGAGCAGGCCTACGATTTTATGCTCAATACTCCCTATCGTTTGCGAGTATTTAAATTATCGTTAGTCGATGATCATATTGAACTAGAAAACTTTAAAGTTAAAGAGGAAGCTAACTTTTTTGGTGCTTCTAGAGAACCCCAGCGTCTCAAAAATCTCACCTTAGACTTGTTAGAACCGATGCTGGGTTGTGATATGAATGTCACTTGGACAGGTAACAGTTTTAAAGGGGTGGTGAAACCGGGTAAACAATGTTTAGTCTTTCGCAAAGATAGAATGACTTATTTAGATAATAGTTTTGAAATTAGTGAACGGGGATTAATTAGCGTTGATCGCGGTTTAGATCCCGAAACCGATCAATTAGTCTGGGGTTCGATCGCCGGTCCTTTTGAGTTTGTGCGTCGCACCAGTTTTGCTGAGGAAGTGTGAGAAAAATTATCGGTTTTTAGCTATGAAAATCGCCACATGGAATGTCAACTCGATTCGCAGCCGACAAGAGCAGGTAATTAATTGGTTACAACTCAATCCCGTTGAGGTTTTATGCTTGCAAGAAACTAAGGTAATCGATCGAGATTTTCCCAGAGAAGCTTTTGAATCTTTGGGTTATCATCTCTATATTTCTGGACAAAAATCCTATAATGGTGTGGCGATTTTTAGCCGAAAACCCCTGGACGATATCACTGTGGGATTTAGTCCCATTATCGGCGAAAATTTAACAGGAGAACTAGACGAACAGAAACGGGTAATTACTGGAGTAATCGGCGATATTCGGATTATCAATCTCTACGTTCCTAATGGTTCTTCCCTAGATAGTGACAAGTATATTTATAAGCTTAAATGGTTAGAAACTCTCAGGAAATATCTAGATAAAATTATTAATTCTCAACCAGAAGAATTATGTATCTGTGGGGATTTTAATATTGCCTTAGAAGATAAAGATATTTATGATCCCAAGGGCAAAGAAAATCATATTATGTCTTCAGCTAAAGAAAGAGAAGCTTTAGAAAAGGTGTTAGAAATTGGCTTACAAGATGCCTTTAGAAAATTCACCTCGGCAGCGGGACATTATAGTTGGTGGGATTATCGCAGCGGTGGTTTTGCTCGTAACCGAGGTTGGCGAATCGATCATCTTTATTTAACTCCTCAGCTATACGAAAAAGCCGTTAATTGTCTGATCGATCGAGAACCCAGAAAACAAGAAAAACCTAGCGATCATACCCCTGTTATTCTGGAAATATCAAGCCAAAAATAGCTAAAGGATCAACCTAGACTTTGCACAGCCAGAATTTTGCTCTCTTAGCTTCCCTAACCAGGGACTTTCACCTTGAGGATTTATTCGGCAACGAGAAAATGCTATGATTCGGGTTGAATTTACCAAGTTTATTAAATTATGCGTTCTCCCCAATTAATTGTTCTATTGCTCGGTTTATCCCTTCTCCCCGGCATCTCCCCCGCTTTTGTCCATGCTAATCCCTCGATAGTGCCAGTGAAACAATCGAGTAATCGCGATTGGGGACAAAAAATCAGCGAAGCGGAAATTAAAGCAATGATTGAAGACATTCAAACCGCTATTAAAGATAAAAATATCGCCCTAATCCTCAAACACTATGCCCCGTTTATTTCCTCGCAATTGACCATTAAAACCGATGCTAGTACCGAAATTTTTGAGTTAGATGGCATCACGGAACATAAAATATTTTTAGAGGAATCCTACAAAAATATTAAAAGTATAGAGGTTCTTTCTGAGAATTGGGACGTGGATATTCTTGCTAATAACGAGATGGCGATTGTCACTCGCGAGCGAGTAGTCAATATTACCAACACCGAGGGTGATAACTATATAGTTGCATCGGAAGCGGTGGCTAAAGTCGCTCCCATCGACGGCAAATTGAGGATATTTTCCATTCAAGAAACCGCCGAAGTGGGACGCAGACCAAAAAAATAATCAACCTCTCCGGTTGGGACTAGACCAACCCGACTCCCGCCGTCTTCTTCCCTCGATAAAACCGTCATCATAGTCTCTAGAATTGCGCGGATTATCATAGCGGGCAAAGTTAAACCCGTCCTCTAGTCCGCGCTGAAATTCTTGCTCTGGTGGCACAAATCGATAACGTTGTCTATTATCCTGTACCGCCCGGTTGATTAACAAGGCCCCCGCTCCAATACCCACGGCCTCACCAAAGGTTAAAGACTTAGCATAATCGATGTTAATTGTCAAGAAAGTTGTTGTTAAAATTAAGGCTTTTCCCCAATGCTGACCCATAAAATCCTCCTTCAAAAAATCAAGTTGACAACGAAACCAGTACAGATACAGAGTTTCTCATAAAATCGACCACCGACTCCCCAAAACGAAAACCTTGTACCTCACCATTACGATAACTGCTATGAGCTAGATTTAGAAGAATGGGAGTGAAAGCGAATCCCCAAGAAGACATCGTAGAGGAAACTCCAGAAATTCTTACCTTGCAGTAAACCTAAAGACTGTTCACAATCTTTCGCATCTAAAAGCGGTTTAGTGGCATAGTATGCCGGTTGGTATTTGTACCAGGGAATCGACGGCCAAAGATGATGCACTAGATGATAATTCTGTCCTAAAATCAGCAGATTTAAGAGGGGACTGGGGTAAACTCGGGCATTTTTCCAACGATTGCGCTCTTGGAAAGGACGATGGGGGAGATAATCGAAAAATAAACCGAGGGCAATTCCCACCACTAAAGCGGGAACAAACCAAAAATTCATCACATAGCTGATAAAACCGTATTGACAGGCGAAGATGACTATGGTAGCAACAAAAAGACGACTGAGGAACCATTCCAGCAGTTCGTATTTCCGCCAGAGTTGCCGCTTAAAAAAGAAGATTTCATGATAAAAAAATCTGGCCGCAATCATCCACAAAGGGCCGCCAGTGGAGACAAAATGATCTGGATCATTTTCGGGATCGTTAACGTGAGCGTGGTGCTGTAAATGGACTCTAGTGAAGACCGGAAAGGCAAAACCGAGCATTAAAGCACTGCCATGACCTAAAATAGCATTAAATAGCCGATTGCTATGGGCAGAATTATGAGAGGCATCGTGGATAACTGTCCCCGATAAATGTAAAGCGAGGACATTAGCACTAAAACAAATCCAGTCGGGCCAGGACCATAGCCAATAGCCACAGGTAGATAGGGTTATTAGGCTCAAGGCACTAAAAAACATGGTAACGTTTGGGTTGAAGCCCCCCGGTGCTTTTAAATACTCTTTGGGGACTGTCAGCAACATCTCGGCCGACTGCATTATGGGTGTTGCTCCTTATTGTGTTCGCTTTACTGGCGTAAATTATCATACTACGGCTTTTTCATAAAGTTTTGTAACATTATCTTAATTAATCTAAAGTTATGAAGAAAGTAAGGATTTGTTATATGGTCTTCCCCCCCAGTCCCCGAGGGAAAGCGAGGCTACAAGAGAAAATCACGGGCGCTTAACGCCAGTTTCGCACTTAAACGATTAAAAAATTCGGCTAGAGACTCGGCTTGAGAAGGAGCGATCGCCTGTTTCCCCCCTATCACCGATTCTACTCTATCCCGATCGCCGAAAATATCGACAAGACACTCCCTATCGATATCGAATTCATCAAGTAAAGATTCTAAGGTAGCGGTAGGATTTGTTCGGGCGATCGGATAATGTTTCCGCTCGTATTCTTCCACTAATAACACCAATAAATCGAATAATAGTCCTTCGTCATTGCTTAACTCCCGTGACATCATCCCTTCAATTATGCTTAAAAATCGCTCGTATTCTTGGGAGTTATTAATCGGTTTCGGTTGATACTGCAAGAGTAAATCACCATAGGTTAATGGATTAGAAGTAGGGATCATTTTTCCAGTTCTCCTTATTGTATTCAGCGTGACTTAGAATATATTTAACGAAAATGGTTTGACGAGAATAATTGATGTCAGCGATTAAACGGTATTTGTTTCCCTTGATATTAAAAACTGTAAAATTTCCCACCGCCTCCGCCTTCGGGTAGCGACCTTGAACCTCTACTAAATTTTTCCAGTTAGCCTTACTAGCGAAGTTATACCAATCCCTAAGAGCGTCTTCTGCGTCCGAGTGGCGTTCCCAAAACTCTCCTAATTTGACTTTACTGATCAGGGAGCATCTCACTTATGCAATGAGTATTAATACTTATAGCCGTCAA is a genomic window containing:
- the xth gene encoding exodeoxyribonuclease III codes for the protein MKIATWNVNSIRSRQEQVINWLQLNPVEVLCLQETKVIDRDFPREAFESLGYHLYISGQKSYNGVAIFSRKPLDDITVGFSPIIGENLTGELDEQKRVITGVIGDIRIINLYVPNGSSLDSDKYIYKLKWLETLRKYLDKIINSQPEELCICGDFNIALEDKDIYDPKGKENHIMSSAKEREALEKVLEIGLQDAFRKFTSAAGHYSWWDYRSGGFARNRGWRIDHLYLTPQLYEKAVNCLIDREPRKQEKPSDHTPVILEISSQK
- the crtR gene encoding beta-carotene hydroxylase, with the translated sequence MQSAEMLLTVPKEYLKAPGGFNPNVTMFFSALSLITLSTCGYWLWSWPDWICFSANVLALHLSGTVIHDASHNSAHSNRLFNAILGHGSALMLGFAFPVFTRVHLQHHAHVNDPENDPDHFVSTGGPLWMIAARFFYHEIFFFKRQLWRKYELLEWFLSRLFVATIVIFACQYGFISYVMNFWFVPALVVGIALGLFFDYLPHRPFQERNRWKNARVYPSPLLNLLILGQNYHLVHHLWPSIPWYKYQPAYYATKPLLDAKDCEQSLGLLQGKNFWSFLYDVFLGIRFHSHSSKSSS
- the grxC gene encoding glutaredoxin 3, yielding MAANVEIYTWSSCPFCIRAKALLKKKGVEFTEYCIDGDERARAKMSDRANGRTSVPQIFINDQHIGGCDDIYALDRSGGLAPLLQN
- a CDS encoding helix-turn-helix domain-containing protein, which encodes MIPTSNPLTYGDLLLQYQPKPINNSQEYERFLSIIEGMMSRELSNDEGLLFDLLVLLVEEYERKHYPIARTNPTATLESLLDEFDIDRECLVDIFGDRDRVESVIGGKQAIAPSQAESLAEFFNRLSAKLALSARDFLL
- the rplI gene encoding 50S ribosomal protein L9, which encodes MAKRMQVILNQKVSKLGENGDVVEVAPGYARNYLIPQGVAVLATKGAIKQAEFRKEKERQRLLAEKQEAETRKTAIEKLSPYSIPKQVGENEAIFGTVTSQDVATVILENAKLEIDRRGITVPDIGQLGVYKVQVKLHPEVSADIEIKVIAQ
- a CDS encoding chromophore lyase CpcT/CpeT, with protein sequence MTHPTDIKTLARWMAADFSNQEQAFANPPFFAHIRVCMRPLPDELLNGTSLFLEQAYDFMLNTPYRLRVFKLSLVDDHIELENFKVKEEANFFGASREPQRLKNLTLDLLEPMLGCDMNVTWTGNSFKGVVKPGKQCLVFRKDRMTYLDNSFEISERGLISVDRGLDPETDQLVWGSIAGPFEFVRRTSFAEEV
- a CDS encoding type II toxin-antitoxin system HigB family toxin — translated: MISKVKLGEFWERHSDAEDALRDWYNFASKANWKNLVEVQGRYPKAEAVGNFTVFNIKGNKYRLIADINYSRQTIFVKYILSHAEYNKENWKNDPYF
- a CDS encoding YggT family protein, whose product is MSDIGFILTIINNFLQIYSVILIVRVLLTWFQNAGWAYQIMSFLSPITDPYLNLFRSIIPPLGGMDLSPILAFLLLNVVQSVVATGASSLVSSSF